A genomic window from Silene latifolia isolate original U9 population chromosome 11, ASM4854445v1, whole genome shotgun sequence includes:
- the LOC141611013 gene encoding uncharacterized protein LOC141611013 produces the protein MLHPVSGLEMNSSIEDIDLLHQRHQLIVRELGVGEEIDLEIGVSDDYNATFGSTTLVSASQDEPSAGEQDETKQMAMLPTLQSDDQDMSKSQPMKKKKKVVKRWREEWADTYKWAYVDVKDGSARIFCSVCREYGRKHRRNPYGNEGSRNMQMSALEEHNNSLLHKEAVRLQTASKEKIVVEKPIYVKALMSKTTGSIVEAALKRDPHEVEFIQSVQEAAHCMERVLAKNSHYVNIVERLLEPERTIIFRVPWVDDLGETHVNRGFRVQFNQALGPCRGGIRFHPLMNLSIAKFLAFEQTLKNALSPYKLGGAAGGSDFDPKGKSDNEIMRFCQSFINELYRYLGPDQDLPSEEMGVGVREMGYLFGQYRRLAGHFQGCFTGPRILWSGSSLRTEATGYGLAFFANLILGETNRELKGLRCVVSGSGKIALHVIEKLLGYEAIPITVSDSKGYLVDEDGFDYMKIQFVKEIKSQGRSLRDYSKTYARSKYYDEAKPWTERCDVAFPCATQNEIDQSDALNLVNSGCSLLVEGSIMPCTPEAVDIIRKANIVIAPAMAAGVGGVVAGELELNQWPPEDFESKLQDAMKQTYQKTLKGAMDFGYEKERPDALVYGAAISAFLSLSQGMAGQGCV, from the exons ATGTTACATCCAGTAAGTGGATTAGAGATGAATTCTTCAATAGAGGATATCGATTTACTACATCAGAGGCATCAGTTGATAGTTAGGGAACTCGGGGTTGGAGAAGAAATAGATTTAGAAATCGGAGTTAGTGATGATTATAATGCAACATTTGGGAGCACCACACTTGTTAGCGCTTCTCAAGATGAGCCATCAGCTGGGGAGCAAGATGAGACCAAGCAAATGGCAATGTTGCCCACTCTCCAGAGTGATGATCAAGATATGTCAAAGAGTCAaccaatgaagaagaagaaaaaggttGTCAAAAGGTGGAGGGAGGAGTGGGCTGATACTTACAAATGGGCATACGTTGATGTAAAAGATGGATCAGCGAGGATATTTTGTTCGGTTTGTCGAGAGTATGGCAGGAAGCATAGGAGGAACCCCTATGGAAATGAAGGTAGTAGAAATATGCAAATGAGTGCTCTAGAAGAGCATAATAACAGCCTATTACATAAAGAAGCTGTTCGTTTACAGACAGCGTCCAAGGAGAAAATTGTTGTTGAAAAACCCATTTATGTAAAAG CTCTGATGTCCAAAACAACTGGATCAATCGTTGAAGCTGCACTGAAAAGAGATCCTCATGAAGTTGAGTTCATTCAATCAGTCCAAGAAGCGGCACATTGTATGGAAAGAGTGCTTGCAAAGAATTCACA TTATGTCAATATCGTTGAACGTTTGCTTGAACCTGAGCGAACAATTATTTTCCGAGTTCCATGGGTTGACGACCTTGGTGAGACACACGTTAATCGAGGGTTTCGAGTGCAGTTTAATCAGGCTCTAGGTCCTTGCAGGGGAGGAATACGCTTCCACCCATTAATGAACTTAAGTATTGCAAAGTTCCTTGCATTTGAGCAG ACTTTGAAGAATGCCTTATCTCCATACAAACTGGGAGGGGCAGCCGGTGGAAGTGATTTTGATCCAAAAGGAAAAAGTGACAATGAG ATCATGCGCTTTTGCCAAAGTTTTATCAATGAATTGTATCGATACTTAGGGCCTGATCAG GATCTTCCTTCAGAGGAAATGGGTGTTGGTGTTCGAGAAATGGGTTATCTTTTTGGGCAGTACAGACGCCTTGCTGGTCATTTTCAG GGCTGTTTTACAGGACCAAGAATTCTGTGGTCCGGCTCTAGCCTACGAACTGAAGCTACTGGCTATGGGCTG GCTTTCTTTGCGAACCTGATTCTAGGAGAGACAAACAGAGAATTGAAGGGCTTGAG GTGTGTGGTCAGTGGATCAGGGAAAATTGCACTCCATGTTATAGAGAAGTTGCTTGGCTATGAGGCCATTCCTATCACCGTGTCTG ATTCAAAGGGCTACTTGGTGGATGAGGATGGCTTTGACTATATGAAGATTCAATTTGTAAAAGAAATTAAATCTCAAGGAAGAAGCTTGAG AGATTATTCTAAAACCTATGCACGATCAAAGTACTATGATGAAGCTAAACCTTGGACAGAGCGGTGTGATGTTGCTTTTCCATGTGCAACACAAAATGAAATAGATCAATCTGATGCCCTCAACTTGGTCAATTCTGGTTGTAGTTTGTTAGTTGAAG GTTCTATTATGCCTTGTACCCCTGAAGCTGTTGATATCATTCGAAAAGCCAATATTGTGATTGCACCAGCAATGGCTGCTGGTGTTGGAGGG GTTGTTGCTGGAGAACTTGAACTGAATCAATGGCCCCCTGAGGATTTTGAGTCTAAGTTACAG GATGCTATGAAACAAACTTACCAAAAGACATTAAAAGGAGCTATGGATTTTGGCTATGAAAAAGAAAGACCGGA